The Synechococcus sp. BL107 nucleotide sequence GCGGCAACTTTCCACCTGTCCGCCCAAGCTTTTAAAAAAAGCTGTGGGGCGGACGATGGAGTAACTCATCTCGCCATCGGCTTGCAGTGCTTTTTCGAAGGCCAACTTGGCTTTTTGGAATTCCAGAAGTGGCTTCTGCACACAAATGGCAGAGAGGAGAACGTAATGGGCAACCCCTGCCTTCCGACCTTCGGTGTAGGTGTTCAAGGTGGCCTGGTGGTCAATCGCCCATGAGTCTTGTCTCCCTCCAGTTCGCGAGGCGAGGCAGCTCACGACCACATCAACCGGTTGCGGGAAAGCGTTTCGGCTCAGTGAGTTGACGTCTTTGACATCTCCAAAGCGCACCTCTGCTCCAGGAAAGTCCGCCACCACTTGATCTTGGTTCTGTCGTCCGCCAATGCCACTGCGTTCCCGACAAAAAGCCACCACCTGATAGCCCCGTTTAACGAGTTCCTTCACCACGAACCGACCGATGTAGCCCGTGGCACCGAACACCACGACCCGAACGTCTGCGGGTGGCCGTTCTCGAAAGTCGTGGCGCAGAGGCATAAAGGACGACATGCAAGGCCCCAACGCTAAAGACTGGACAACGGGGTGAAGATAAGTCTGCTGTAATCCAGGAAGCGGCGGACGATGACCTCCTCCAAAGAGACGCGCCTGAAGCGCTGGTTTGGACGTCGTCCATGGAGAACTGTGCTGCGCTTGAGCTCGATTGCCCTTGGTGTGGGCGCGACTGGTTGGATGCTCAGCCTGCTTTGGCCCGAGCCAGATCGCGCCGCCAAAGAGGCTTCAACCAAGTCGGACGCCCTAAGCAGCTTGGCCCCGTTCCCCGCAAGCCCTGTGACGGTGCTTGTGGTGGGGATTGATGCCAATCAGCTCGGGGAACCGCTAAATCAAGCTGCACCCTTGGGTCGAGCCAATGCCGATGCACTGCTCCTGCTGCGTATGAGCGCTGATGAGCCGTTGCAGGTGCTGCAGATTCCAAGCGAGATCGCCGTGCAATTGCCGGGGAACGACCAACCGACCAGCCTGGCCAGCCTTTGGCAAAGAGGTGGTGTAGCCCTGTTGAACGATGCCATTCAAGAAATTCTTGGGCAAACGCAACAGGCTCCTCAGCGATATGTCGTGATGCCTCGCATGGCACTACGCACCCTTGTGGATGGTCTGGGTGATGTGGATTTGGTTCTCAATGAGACCTACCAGCACAACGACAAATCTCAGGGTTACAGCATCAAGCTCCAGGCCGGACGGCAACGGCTCAATGGGGAGAGGGCAGAACAATTCGTGCGTTATCGAGAAACCCCTCTGGACAACGCCAATCGACGAACCCGACAGCAGGATTTGATCGTCGCTTTGGTTGAGCAGCTGAAGGACTCGAGTGTGATCTCCTCGCTGCCCTTGCTGGTAGGCCAGCTGGAATCTGAGCTGGACACCAACCTCAGCCGTCGTGAGCAATTGAGTTTGGCGGTGGCCTTAATCGCCAGTCCGCCACCCGTTCGCATTACTCAAGTTCCCTTGGCCAGGCGGGTGGACAATCAGATTTTGCGCCAAGTCAAGTCCGATCAGGTATGGCCCCTGTGGCCACAGGACTGAGGAGCGAGCGTCGAAGCCAGAGACTGAACGTTTCCACAGCATCGTTGTGATCGTGATGCTCCGCAGCTGGAATCCAGCCGCGCCATGGAAGTCCGTCTTTGCGGCGTTCCGTTGCATCCCATGCCCCGTGAAGCTGCGCCAAGCCAAGCAAGGGCACTTTTAATTCGCGGCAGAGCGCGGCATAGGCAGGGCCGACCCCAGGAATTCCTCCATCGGCATCTCCTGGGACCAAAAGCAACACGGGTTGGCGCCAGTCGGCAATGGCTTCCAACCAACTGCCTCCATCGCGATGGAACCGAGCGGCATCACCGCACAGTCGAACCAAATCGCGCCTGGATTCTGTCGACGCCAACACCTTGTGCGGAGATTCTCCGCACGCATAACTCAACAGGCCACAACCACAGGATTCGGCGATGGCTTCACAGGCATGCCTCATGGCCAACTCCGGGATGGGGCCTGCACCCAGGATCAGCGGAAAACCTTTGGACATGGGGGGCGCGTTCACCACTACCATCGGATTACAGCAGAATTCGTTCCGCGGCCGCCGTGACCAGCTTCCTGACAGCACCGCGGGCCGAGCAAGAGAAGTTTTCTGGCGAAAGCCCAAGGCTTCGACTTTTCAGCGGTACCTCCAACCCTGGTTTGGCTCGTGAGATTGCCGCGTACCTAGGGGTGCCTGATGGACCTCGGATTGTGAAGCGATTTGCCGATGGGGAGCTCTACGTTCAGATCCAAGAGTCGATCCGCGGCTGTGATGTCTTTCTGATCCAGCCCACCTGTGCTCCGGTGAACGATCACTTAATGGAGCTGCTGATCATGGTGGATGCGTGTCGACGCGCCTCTGCCCGACAAATCACAGCGGTGGTTCCTTACTACGGCTATGCGAGGGCCGATCGCAAAACAGCTGGCCGGGAGTCGATCACCGCCAAGCTCACCGCAAACCTGTTGGTGACCTCTGGCGTAGATCGCGTGTTGGCGATGGATCTTCATTCGGCTCAGATTCAGGGCTACTTCGACATTCCGTGTGATCACATTTATGGATCACCGGTGCTGGTGGATTACTTATCAACGCAAAATCTTGGAGACATTGTTGTGGTGTCGCCCGATGTGGGTGGAGTGGCACGGGCTAGAGCGTTTGCCAAGCAAATGAATGATGCGCCCCTCGCGATTATCGACAAAAGACGAACAGGTCATAACCAAGCTGAAAGCCTCACTGTGATCGGTGATGTGGCGGGTAAAACGGCTGTTTTGATCGACGACATGATTGATACGGGCGGCACGATTTGCGCTGGAGCGAAGCTGCTTCGTCAACAAGGTGCACAACGGGTGATCGCCTGCGCCACCCATGCTGTTTTTTCACCACCAGCTTGCGAACGGTTATCTGCAGAAGGCCTTTTTGAGCAGGTGGTTGTTACAAATAGCCTCCCCATTGAGCTGGATGGAAGTTTCCCTCAACTCAAAATTCTTTCCGCTGCCAACATGTTGGGTGAGGCAATCCTGCGAATTCATGAAGAGAGCTCAGTGAGCTCAATGTTCCGTTAAAACCTCTCTTTGATGTTTCAACGGTTGCTTTGCGGCGTCCTTGCGGGGCTCTCCACTGTTGGTGTTTTAACGCTCGATGCCCAGTCGCAATCGAGCTTGGATCGTTTGTTGCGAACCAAGACCACGATGGGGGTATGGCTCACCAATAGCCCAAGCCCTTTGTATTACGACCACTGGCGCATCACTGTCGCGATGGACCAGCTGCAACAGGCTGGATTTACGCGGGTGATCCCCAATGTTTGGAGCCGGGGAACCACATTCCATCAGAGTCGGTTTGCGCCAGTGGAACCACCCTTAGCCAAGGTTGGTGTTGGGATCGATCCGATTTGTACCCTTGCTACCGAAGGCCAGAAGCGCGGGATCAAGGTGATGCCCTGGTTCGAATATGGCTTGATGGAACCCGCCGATGCGCGGGTCGTAAAAGACCATCCTGACTGGGTTTTAGCGAAGGCGAATGGGGAACAAACCATGACGATGCATGGGCGGCATCGCATGGCTTGGTTGAATCCGGCTCATCCAGAGGTGAGGGAACGATTTATTGGTTTGGTGGTGGAAACCCTCCAGCGATGCTCCATGGATGGCCTGCAATTGGATGACCACTTCGCTTGGCCTGTGGAATTTGGCTACGACCGCTTCACGTCGAACTTGTACAAGCAACAAACGGGAACGTTGCCTCCTGTTGATTACACCAACCGATACTGGATGCGTTGGAGACGGCGGCAACTCACGGGGCTGTTGCGGGATTTACGGACCCGGCTGAAACAAGAACAGTTGCCGCAGCGCATCAGTCTCTCCCCAGGTCCATTTCGCCAGTCCTACAACCTTTGGCTGCAGGACTGGGAACTTTGGGCGATGGGTGGGTTGATCGATGAGCTTGTGGTTCAGAACTATGCCCATTCAGTGAAAGGGTTTGCCCGTGACCTGGATCAACCCGCGTTGCGGAAGGCACGTGAGTGGCGGATCCCTACTCAGATCGGGATTTTGGCTGGTTTTGGTCCACGCACAACGGCAATTCCGGTTCTCAGAGAGAAAGTGCAACTGGCTCGAGAACGTGGTCATGGCGTCGTCTTTTTTTATTGGGAAGGCTTGTGGGGGATGCATGTCCCACAGCGGGATCGTCAACGTCGCTACGGTCTATTCGAAGAATTTGGTGAGTTCGAACAACAATGAACCAGTTCGAAATCAACCAAGTCAAGTCACGTCTACGCCGCTTAGAGCTTTCCGAAGAATTTGTTGATCAATACGTTCATAAAATCCAAGTGAATTGCGAAAGCTACGCCATGGCTTGTAAAACCATCGATCGATGGCAAAAGCAAGATAGTCGTGAGGTTGTTTCCCAAGTTTTAGCGTGTGGACTCATTGCAGCTGTGTTGGGTGGATTCCTGGCCACCTTTTGATATTCAGCGTATATATGAAAATTTTTAGTGCTGAAAATTGCTACGTATTTAAAAAAATCATTCAAAATGATGTGTTTTGATTGTTTTACGAATTTTCACTTCGGGCTCAGGCTAGAGGTGAATGGATGGATGTTTCTGACCTCTGTGTTGATAGGGAGCCTTCGATTATTGTTAATATATGAGGTTTTGATCGATGAAAAATATTTTGAATATTCCGTGCAGTGACAAAAGCGTGGTGGATGTCTGTTGCACCGCCATGGATTTAAGCAAAATGGTGCTTATGTCAATAAGTTATAGCTTTCTTCTTGATGCTTTCGTGCATTGATTCGCTTCAGATCGGAACTGATTTGTTGCTGGAAATGCAACGAAGGAAATTCGGGGTGAATGTTCTCGGTGCGACCGTCGAAAGTTGGGGACATTTGATATCACTAATGAAGAGTGAGGATTGTGCTTGATTTTAAGACGTAAGAGTGAAGCTTCCTGGGTAATTGTTTTTTAAATTCTTTTTAAAATGAGCATGATCATGCATAAACTGCCAATCACTGGGCCTGGCGGAAGATCGACTGCAATCGCCAGCATCATGCCCCCGCTTGTGAGTGCCAACCCTGTTGCTGAAGATTTTAAGATTAATTGTTTGAGGCTCGTGCTCTTATCAATGTGCATCAGAACTGGTGCACAAAGCAGGGCAATGACAAGGATGATTCCAACTGCGGTGATTGCACTGATGATCACAAGTGCCGTGATAACGATTGCTATGAAACGAATCTGTGTGACTGGTCGTTTGGCTGCTTGTGCCCCGTCAGGATCAACGCCAATGAACACCAAATCTTGGTAACGCGTCACCAATAAGAAGATTATTGCGGCTGTTGCAATTAAGGTTCGGGTCAGGTCGCTACTGTTTGCTGCCAGTAGATCTCCAAATAAAATCGTTTCTAAGTCGACGCGGGTTTGGAGTAACGGTACAAGTAGTACGCCAAGAGCTGTAAATCCAGCTAAAACAGTATTCATCGACGATTCTTCTCGGCCTTTAAATCGTTGATTAAGACGTTCTGCTATTAGTGCACCCAGTAATCCACTGATCAGCCCACCGATTGTTGGGTCAATACCAATTGCCAAGGCTATGACTAATCCTGGCAGCACCGAATGCGCCATCAGATTGGCCAGTAGTATGCGTCTTTGGGTGATTAATAGGGATCCAGTGGCAGGACAAATTACTCCAATTAATAGAGATATGATAAGTGGAATTAGCCACCAGATTTGGGTCTCATCCACAGCAGTGACTCCCCATCATGCATGTCATATCGCTTAGTTTTTCTCGGACTTCTGAGGGAGTGCCGTTGGCTAATAATTTGTTGTCGAGTACGAGCACTTTGTCGTAGCTGTCGAGAGCACTTCCCCAGTCGTGGCTGCTGACCAACAATGTTTGTCCTGCATCAGCTTGTTCTCGCATCACGGAAAGTAGATGTTCGCGCGTAGGGGGGTCAATTGCACTACATGGCTCGTCGAGCAGTAAGACCCCGGTTTGTTGCATCAGTGCCCTGGCCAGTAAAACGCGCTGTTGTTGCCCTCCGGATAAGTCGCTTAGCCGTCTTTGAGCCAGCTGTTCCATTCCAACCCGCATCAGCAGTTGCTTCGCTATCTGCTTTCCTGGCTGATGTTTGAAAGTTTTTCCTCCCAAGCGCACCATTTCAAAAACGGTGATGGGGAATGTCCAATCAATGGAGGCTCTTTGCGGCATCACCGTAATACTGCTGTTGCATTCCACGAATCCGCTATCTCGCTGCAATCGCCCTTGTAAAAGGTGAAGCAAGGTTGATTTGCCAGCTCCATTGGGCCCGACAAGTGCCGTCAAGGTTCCGGGCTTCAGTTCCAGGGTGATGTTGTCAATGATCCGCTTGTTGCCGTAGCTGAAGCAGACACGAGACGCGCGTAACCCTTCATTGTTGGCAAGGGTCGACATCACAAATTCTGTTGGTGCAATTGAAGAGCCGGTTGAAGGGTGGTTGCGCAAGTTTGACTTGTTGGAAGAATGATAATCATTCTCAGATTTTTGTCATATGCGTCGTTCCTCGTGGATCGCGCGGGGCTCGTTGACTTCGCTTTTGGCGATTTCGCTCGCCCAGATCCCTGTTCAAGCATCGCAACCTTCTGTTGTTGCAGTGGATGGAACTCTGTGTGACTTAACGCGTACCTTGGCTGCAACTGCTGTCAGTGTCACCTGCTTGATTCCCCCTGGTGGTGATCCCCATGGTTATCGACTCAAGCCGAGTGACCGGCAAGCTCTGTCGAAGGCCGATCTTGTTGTTCACATTGGCTTCAACCTCACACCGTCTGCCAAGGACATCTCTGTTCCTGCCCCCGTCGTTGCCGTAGGAGAGGTGGCTTTGCCCTCCTATCGAGGCAATGATCCCCATGTTTGGCATGATCCAGCCAATTCAGCAGCGATGACATCTGCGATTGCTAATCGTCTCTCTCCTTTGTTGTCGGGAGATGCACGTGTGGCGTTTGCCTCACGTGCCGCTAATGCTCAGAGTGTGCTGGCTGATCTTGGAACTTGGGCTTCCGTTCAGTTTGCAAAATTGCCTGCCAATCAAAGAGTGCTGGTGACTGATCATCAGACGTATAGCCATCTTGCTAATCGATATGATCTTGAAGAAATCTCCATGCTTGATAGCTATACAACTGGAGGCGCCTTAAAGCCATCAAGTCTGAATGCAATTACAAAAGCCGTAACGGACTCTGGTGCAAGGGTGATTTTTTCCTCTTATTTACCGGCTAATAAGTCGTTAAGGCGAATCAGTAAACGCTCCGGA carries:
- a CDS encoding metal ABC transporter substrate-binding protein is translated as MRRSSWIARGSLTSLLAISLAQIPVQASQPSVVAVDGTLCDLTRTLAATAVSVTCLIPPGGDPHGYRLKPSDRQALSKADLVVHIGFNLTPSAKDISVPAPVVAVGEVALPSYRGNDPHVWHDPANSAAMTSAIANRLSPLLSGDARVAFASRAANAQSVLADLGTWASVQFAKLPANQRVLVTDHQTYSHLANRYDLEEISMLDSYTTGGALKPSSLNAITKAVTDSGARVIFSSYLPANKSLRRISKRSGLPIASTPLYGEGLAPGETAVSTATKNICAILKGQGASCDEAAANVLANRWADI
- a CDS encoding ribose-phosphate pyrophosphokinase translates to MTSFLTAPRAEQEKFSGESPRLRLFSGTSNPGLAREIAAYLGVPDGPRIVKRFADGELYVQIQESIRGCDVFLIQPTCAPVNDHLMELLIMVDACRRASARQITAVVPYYGYARADRKTAGRESITAKLTANLLVTSGVDRVLAMDLHSAQIQGYFDIPCDHIYGSPVLVDYLSTQNLGDIVVVSPDVGGVARARAFAKQMNDAPLAIIDKRRTGHNQAESLTVIGDVAGKTAVLIDDMIDTGGTICAGAKLLRQQGAQRVIACATHAVFSPPACERLSAEGLFEQVVVTNSLPIELDGSFPQLKILSAANMLGEAILRIHEESSVSSMFR
- a CDS encoding metal ABC transporter ATP-binding protein encodes the protein MSTLANNEGLRASRVCFSYGNKRIIDNITLELKPGTLTALVGPNGAGKSTLLHLLQGRLQRDSGFVECNSSITVMPQRASIDWTFPITVFEMVRLGGKTFKHQPGKQIAKQLLMRVGMEQLAQRRLSDLSGGQQQRVLLARALMQQTGVLLLDEPCSAIDPPTREHLLSVMREQADAGQTLLVSSHDWGSALDSYDKVLVLDNKLLANGTPSEVREKLSDMTCMMGSHCCG
- a CDS encoding NAD(P)-dependent oxidoreductase, whose protein sequence is MPLRHDFRERPPADVRVVVFGATGYIGRFVVKELVKRGYQVVAFCRERSGIGGRQNQDQVVADFPGAEVRFGDVKDVNSLSRNAFPQPVDVVVSCLASRTGGRQDSWAIDHQATLNTYTEGRKAGVAHYVLLSAICVQKPLLEFQKAKLAFEKALQADGEMSYSIVRPTAFFKSLGGQVESCRKGGPYVMFGGGTLASCKPISESDLARFIADCISDPEKRNQVLPIGGPGQAMSAREQGEMLFRALGRQQRMLSVPIALMDGPIALLEGLSKLFPGLQDTAEFGRIGRYYASESMLVWNAQDQRYDADATPSYGEDTLEQFFERVVRDGMAGQDLGDASVF
- a CDS encoding glycoside hydrolase family 10 protein; translation: MFQRLLCGVLAGLSTVGVLTLDAQSQSSLDRLLRTKTTMGVWLTNSPSPLYYDHWRITVAMDQLQQAGFTRVIPNVWSRGTTFHQSRFAPVEPPLAKVGVGIDPICTLATEGQKRGIKVMPWFEYGLMEPADARVVKDHPDWVLAKANGEQTMTMHGRHRMAWLNPAHPEVRERFIGLVVETLQRCSMDGLQLDDHFAWPVEFGYDRFTSNLYKQQTGTLPPVDYTNRYWMRWRRRQLTGLLRDLRTRLKQEQLPQRISLSPGPFRQSYNLWLQDWELWAMGGLIDELVVQNYAHSVKGFARDLDQPALRKAREWRIPTQIGILAGFGPRTTAIPVLREKVQLARERGHGVVFFYWEGLWGMHVPQRDRQRRYGLFEEFGEFEQQ
- a CDS encoding LCP family protein; amino-acid sequence: MTSSKETRLKRWFGRRPWRTVLRLSSIALGVGATGWMLSLLWPEPDRAAKEASTKSDALSSLAPFPASPVTVLVVGIDANQLGEPLNQAAPLGRANADALLLLRMSADEPLQVLQIPSEIAVQLPGNDQPTSLASLWQRGGVALLNDAIQEILGQTQQAPQRYVVMPRMALRTLVDGLGDVDLVLNETYQHNDKSQGYSIKLQAGRQRLNGERAEQFVRYRETPLDNANRRTRQQDLIVALVEQLKDSSVISSLPLLVGQLESELDTNLSRREQLSLAVALIASPPPVRITQVPLARRVDNQILRQVKSDQVWPLWPQD
- a CDS encoding metal ABC transporter permease, with product MDETQIWWLIPLIISLLIGVICPATGSLLITQRRILLANLMAHSVLPGLVIALAIGIDPTIGGLISGLLGALIAERLNQRFKGREESSMNTVLAGFTALGVLLVPLLQTRVDLETILFGDLLAANSSDLTRTLIATAAIIFLLVTRYQDLVFIGVDPDGAQAAKRPVTQIRFIAIVITALVIISAITAVGIILVIALLCAPVLMHIDKSTSLKQLILKSSATGLALTSGGMMLAIAVDLPPGPVIGSLCMIMLILKRI